Proteins from one Suncus etruscus isolate mSunEtr1 chromosome 3, mSunEtr1.pri.cur, whole genome shotgun sequence genomic window:
- the ALDH6A1 gene encoding methylmalonate-semialdehyde dehydrogenase [acylating], mitochondrial, with amino-acid sequence MAAVVSAAALRSRILQISSKVNSTWYPVCSFSSSAPTVKLFIDGKFIDSKSDKWIDIHNPATNEVIGRVPQATKAEMDAAVASCKRAFPAWADTSILSRQQVLLRYQQLIKDNLKEIARLITLEQGKTLADAEGDVFRGLQVVEHACSVTSLMLGETMPSITKDMDLYSYRLPLGVCAGIAPFNFPAMIPLWMFPMAMVCGNTFLMKPSERVPGATMLLAKLLQDSGAPDGTLNIIHGQHDAVNFICDHPDIKAISFVGSNQAGEYIFERGSKHGKRVQANMGAKNHGVVMPDANKENTLNQLVGAAFGAAGQRCMALSTAILVGEAKKWLPELVERAKNLRVNAGDQPGADLGPLITPQAKERVCNLIDTGTKEGASLLLDGRKIKVKGYENGNFVGPTIISKVKPNMTCYKEEIFGPVLVVLETETLDEAIKIVNENPYGNGTAIFTTNGATARKYSHLVDVGQVGVNVPIPVPLPMFSFTGSRSSFRGDTNFYGKQGIQFYTQLKTITSQWKEEDATLSTPAVVMPTMGR; translated from the exons ATGGCGGCTGTGGTGTCTGCGGCTGCGCTGCGGTCCCGGATCCTGCAG ATTTCTTCCAAGGTGAACTCCACTTGGTACCCAGTATGTTCCTTCTCTTCTTCAGCG ccAACAGTAAAGCTCTTCATTGATGGAAAATTTATTGACTCCAAAAGTGATAAATGGATTGACATCCACAATCCA GCCACCAATGAGGTCATTGGCCGGGTTCCCCAGGCCACCAAGGCCGAAATGGATGCGGCTGTCGCTTCCTGCAAACGTGCATTTCCTGCATGGGCAGACACTTCAATATTAAGCCGTCAGCAGGTCCTGCTTCGCTATCAGCAACTTATTAAAGACAATTTG AAAGAAATTGCCAGGTTAATCACGTTGGAGCAAGGGAAGACCCTCGCTGATGCTGAAGGAGATGTTTTCCGAGGCCTTC AGGTGGTTGAACATGCATGTAGTGTGACATCGCTCATGCTGGGAGAGACCATGCCGTCTATCACCAAAGACATGGACCTTTATTCCTACCGTCTGCCACTGGGGGTGTGTGCAGGCATCGCTCCATTCAATTTTCCTGCCATGATCCCCCTTTGGATGTTTCCTATGGCCATGGTGTGTGGGAATACCTTCCTAATGAAGCCATCAGAGAGAGTCCCTGGAGCAACTATGCTTCTTGCTAAGTTGCTCCAGGACTCCGGTGCCCCTGATGGAACACTGAACATCATTCATGGACAACATGATG cTGTAAATTTTATTTGTGATCATCCGGATATCAAAGCAATCAGCTTTGTGGGATCCAACCAGGCAGGAGAATACATCTTCGAGAGAGGGTCAAAACATGGCAAGAGAGTTCAAGCCAATATG GGTGCCAAGAACCACGGAGTGGTCATGCCTGATGCCAATAAGGAAAATACCTTGAATCAGCTGGTTGGGGCAGCTTTCGGAGCAGCTGGCCAGCGATGCATGGCTCTTTCCACAGCGATCCTTGTGGGTGAAGCTAAGAAGTGGCTGCCTGAGTTGGTGGAACGTGCCAAAAACTTGAGAGTCAATGCAG GAGACCAACCTGGAGCTGATCTCGGCCCTCTGATCACCCCCCAGGCCAAAGAGAGAGTCTGTAATTTGATTGATACTGGAACTAAAGAGGGAGCTTCACTTCTTTTGGATGGTCGGAAAATTAAAGTCAAAGGCTATGAAAATGGCAACTTTGTTGGACCAACCATCATCTCGAAAGTCAAG CCAAATATGACTTGTTACAAAGAGGAGATTTTTGGTCCAGTTCTTGTGGTTCTGGAAACAGAAACTTTGGATGAAGCCATCAAGATTGTGAATGAAAATCCATATGGAAATGGCACTGCCATCTTCACCACCAACGGAGCCACAGCTCGGAAATATTCCCACCTGGTGGATGTAGGGCAG GTGGGTGTGAATGTCCCCATTCCAGTGCCTTTACCAATGTTCTCATTCACCGGTTCTCGCTCTTCCTTCAGAGGAGACACCAATTTCTATGGCAAACAG GGCATCCAGTTCTATACACAGCTAAAGACAATCACTTCTCAGTGGAAAGAAGAAGATGCTACTCTTTCCACACCTGCTGTCGTCATGCCTACCATGGGCCGTTAG
- the LIN52 gene encoding protein lin-52 homolog, whose amino-acid sequence MFGGGPTHFTAREAWLSPRGVVKQIYSPGRRGKEKVERWRLGFSSGGVASSFCFPANRWSRHVTWVGRWRRPRTKFLPSDYDMIALIDDDKDCTDAWLWCSLEVALLSWTDLEASLLSFEKLDRASPDLWPEQLPGVAEFAASFKSPITSSPPKWMAEIERDDIDMLKELGSLTTANLMEKVRGLQNLAYQLGLDESREMTRGKFLNILEKPKK is encoded by the exons ATGTTTGGTGGTGGCCCCACCCACTTCACAGCACGAGAGGCGTGGTTATCTCCAAGGGGCGTGGTTAAGCAAATTTATTCCCCCGGGAGGCGGGGAAAAGAGAAGGTGGAGAGGTGGCGATTGGGCTTCTCCTCGGGGGGCGTGGCCTCGAGCTTCTGCTTTCCCGCCAACCGTTGGTCCCGTCACGTGACATGGGTCGGAAGATGGCGTCGCCCACGGACG aaatttctcCCCTCTGATTATGACATGATTGCACTGATTGATGATGACAAGGATTGCACTGATGcttggctgtggtgctcactggaggTGGCACTTTTGAGTT GGACAGATTTGGAAGCATCTTTGCTAAGTTTTGAAAAGCTTGACCGTGCCTCACCAGACCTTTGGCCAGAACAAT TACCAGGAGTTGCTGAATTTGCAGCGTCTTTTAAAAGT cccATTACTAGCTCTCCACCCAAATGGATGGCTGAAATAGAGCGTGATGACATTGACATGTTGAAAG AACTGGGGAGTCTCACCACAGCTAATTTGATGGAGAAAGTACGAGGCCTACAGAACCTTGCCTATCAACTGGGGCTAGATGAGT